A portion of the Natronococcus sp. AD-5 genome contains these proteins:
- a CDS encoding Lrp/AsnC family transcriptional regulator, whose product MDDLDRRILDMLRRDARTPYTEIADEVGTSEGTVRNRVERMMGDDVIERFTISTRTGNVKAMIEVSVAVDVDTKAVSERMAEWEEVDFVWMVSGEQDVVLVVDAADTRGVNDLITQARDQDEVVSTKTRLILDEQLG is encoded by the coding sequence ATGGACGACCTGGATCGACGGATCCTCGATATGCTCCGGCGCGACGCCCGAACGCCGTACACGGAGATCGCCGACGAAGTCGGAACGAGCGAGGGGACCGTCCGGAACCGCGTCGAGCGGATGATGGGCGACGACGTGATCGAGCGGTTCACGATCTCGACTCGCACGGGAAACGTGAAGGCGATGATCGAAGTCAGCGTAGCGGTCGACGTCGACACCAAGGCCGTCTCGGAGCGGATGGCCGAGTGGGAGGAGGTCGATTTCGTCTGGATGGTCTCGGGCGAACAGGACGTCGTGCTCGTCGTCGACGCCGCCGACACCCGCGGCGTGAACGATCTCATCACGCAGGCTCGAGACCAGGATGAGGTCGTGAGCACGAAAACGCGCCTGATACTCGACGAACAGCTCGGGTAA
- the carA gene encoding glutamine-hydrolyzing carbamoyl-phosphate synthase small subunit translates to MTAAYVALEGGHVIEGRGCAPGTARGELVFTTAYTGYEESLTDPSYEEQVLTFSYPLIGNYGVREERFEDDRVHPRAVLARELTDDVAAWLESEGVPAIDHLDTREVVTDIRDGGAMKCGIAVGEGVTEEDALAELEACKGMSEHTEIGAQVSVDDPVVRGADNDGATVALIDCGAKGSIVDSLLARDATVHVLPHDASAEDVEAVDPDVLFISNGPGDPANYEQAVALVEEFVDDTPVAGICLGQQIVARALGGTTEKMAFGHRGVNQPVLDLESGRVVMTTQNHGYTVGEPGEHLEVSQINVNDDTPEGLDGTEYDVITRQYHPEANPGPEDTLDFFDDVLAMAGDRSQRAVPADD, encoded by the coding sequence ATGACAGCTGCCTACGTTGCGCTGGAGGGCGGCCACGTGATCGAGGGACGTGGTTGCGCTCCGGGGACAGCTCGTGGCGAACTCGTTTTCACGACAGCCTACACCGGCTACGAGGAGAGCCTGACCGACCCGTCCTACGAGGAACAGGTCCTGACCTTCTCGTACCCGCTGATCGGGAACTACGGCGTCCGCGAGGAGCGATTCGAGGACGACCGCGTCCACCCGCGCGCCGTGCTCGCTCGAGAACTCACCGACGACGTCGCGGCGTGGCTCGAGAGCGAGGGCGTCCCCGCCATCGACCACCTCGACACCCGCGAGGTCGTCACCGACATCCGAGACGGCGGGGCGATGAAGTGCGGGATCGCCGTCGGCGAGGGCGTCACCGAGGAGGACGCGCTGGCCGAACTCGAGGCCTGCAAGGGAATGAGCGAACACACCGAAATCGGCGCCCAGGTCAGCGTCGACGACCCCGTCGTCCGCGGCGCCGACAACGACGGCGCGACGGTCGCGCTGATCGACTGCGGCGCGAAGGGCTCGATCGTCGACTCGCTGCTCGCCCGCGACGCGACGGTTCACGTCCTGCCGCACGACGCGAGCGCCGAGGACGTCGAGGCGGTCGATCCCGACGTCCTGTTCATCTCGAACGGCCCCGGCGACCCGGCCAACTACGAGCAGGCGGTCGCGCTCGTCGAGGAATTCGTCGACGACACGCCCGTCGCCGGCATCTGTCTCGGTCAGCAGATCGTCGCCCGCGCGCTCGGCGGCACCACCGAGAAGATGGCGTTCGGCCACCGCGGCGTCAACCAGCCGGTGCTCGACCTCGAGTCCGGCCGGGTCGTCATGACGACCCAGAACCACGGTTACACGGTCGGCGAACCCGGCGAGCACCTCGAGGTCTCCCAGATCAACGTCAACGACGACACGCCGGAGGGCCTCGACGGGACCGAGTACGACGTTATCACCCGACAGTACCACCCCGAAGCCAACCCCGGTCCGGAGGACACCCTCGACTTCTTCGACGACGTCCTCGCAATGGCCGGCGACCGAAGTCAGCGAGCCGTTCCCGCCGACGACTGA
- a CDS encoding SIMPL domain-containing protein, which produces MNRRQFLAGSGVAAAATTAGCVTSAIGSDDPGSMTQTTHDSNDNEIVVSATGEATADPDAASLSVGVEASGDTAEEVTDELAAQADALREAFDDLEIPEENVEEGRYRVHPRRGRDGDPEGYEGRHSFQLTIDDVGRIGEIIDELTAAGADDVGRVTFSLQEETRDEIRDEALDDALANADDEARHIADNRGVTIAGTKSVETGDVRLDTVYLDAREVAEDDAADGPPTEIDADPVSVTASVTVTYGFE; this is translated from the coding sequence ATGAACCGACGACAGTTCCTCGCGGGATCGGGCGTCGCCGCCGCGGCGACGACGGCCGGCTGCGTGACGAGCGCGATCGGAAGCGACGACCCGGGATCGATGACGCAGACCACCCACGACAGCAACGACAACGAAATCGTCGTCAGCGCCACCGGCGAGGCCACGGCCGACCCCGACGCGGCGAGCCTCAGCGTCGGCGTCGAAGCGAGCGGCGACACCGCCGAGGAGGTCACCGACGAGTTAGCCGCACAGGCCGACGCGCTTCGCGAGGCGTTCGACGACCTCGAGATCCCCGAGGAGAACGTCGAGGAGGGACGGTACCGCGTCCACCCTCGGCGCGGAAGGGACGGCGACCCGGAGGGATACGAAGGCCGGCACTCGTTCCAGCTCACGATCGACGACGTCGGCCGTATCGGCGAAATCATCGACGAACTGACCGCCGCCGGAGCCGACGACGTCGGTCGGGTGACCTTCAGCCTGCAGGAGGAGACGCGCGACGAGATCCGCGACGAAGCGCTCGACGACGCGCTGGCGAACGCGGACGACGAGGCCCGACACATCGCCGACAACCGCGGCGTCACGATCGCCGGGACGAAGTCGGTCGAAACCGGCGACGTTCGGCTGGATACGGTCTACCTCGACGCCCGCGAGGTCGCCGAGGACGACGCCGCCGACGGGCCGCCGACGGAGATCGACGCCGATCCCGTGAGCGTCACCGCGTCGGTGACCGTCACCTACGGATTCGAGTGA
- a CDS encoding universal stress protein: MPGDRLLVPVANPETADRLLDTAVDIAADRDPEILVLTVVTVPMQLSLEQARREFDIDEREALVDDAVERVRGYGTSATGRIRFGRSVAGGICGVASAEGVETILLGWHGRPRRRDIVLGSHIDDVLADAPCDVLVKRIDRDRLAVSSVLVPVAGGPNTEFAAETAGAIARAHGARIELVTVVPDREEATVAEARDLLNRTTPALGAVESVEQTVLEGAVVETIVDRSAAHDVTVVGAAEGGHLRRALVGDVSEAIAREAEGAVLMTKRKQGVSDALWRRIRNRLR, from the coding sequence ATGCCGGGCGATCGTCTGCTCGTCCCCGTCGCGAACCCGGAAACCGCGGATCGGCTACTCGACACCGCGGTCGATATCGCCGCCGACCGCGACCCCGAGATCCTCGTGCTCACCGTCGTCACCGTACCGATGCAACTGTCGCTCGAGCAGGCTCGCAGGGAGTTCGATATCGACGAGCGGGAGGCGCTGGTCGACGACGCGGTCGAACGCGTTCGCGGCTACGGCACCTCGGCGACCGGCCGGATCCGGTTCGGACGCAGCGTCGCGGGCGGCATCTGCGGCGTCGCATCGGCGGAAGGCGTCGAGACGATCCTGCTCGGCTGGCACGGCCGTCCCCGCCGCCGGGACATCGTCCTCGGGAGTCACATCGACGACGTGCTGGCCGACGCGCCGTGTGACGTCCTCGTCAAGCGGATCGATCGCGACCGGCTGGCCGTCTCGTCCGTGCTCGTCCCCGTCGCCGGCGGCCCCAACACCGAGTTCGCCGCGGAAACCGCCGGCGCGATCGCTCGCGCGCACGGCGCGCGAATCGAACTCGTGACCGTCGTTCCCGACCGCGAGGAGGCGACCGTCGCCGAAGCGCGGGACCTCCTCAACCGGACGACGCCCGCGCTGGGGGCCGTCGAATCGGTCGAACAGACCGTCCTCGAGGGAGCGGTCGTCGAAACGATCGTCGACCGCTCGGCCGCACACGACGTGACCGTCGTCGGCGCGGCCGAGGGCGGGCACCTCCGGCGCGCACTCGTCGGCGACGTATCCGAAGCGATCGCTCGCGAAGCCGAAGGTGCCGTTCTCATGACCAAGCGAAAGCAGGGCGTTTCGGACGCGCTGTGGCGACGGATTCGGAATCGACTGCGGTGA
- a CDS encoding glycerophosphodiester phosphodiesterase → MSSRSRVSLSRRRVLAGLGTGLSTASIWGLAPLIATGSVTSESPRVVGHRGAEGLAPPNTRAAIREALAVGVDGVELDVRRTLDGELVLFHDPILDWDSTGRGWIQNTTWDEIDGATIDGEPLLTLSQGLAELASTDVTVYLELKAPGYTDSVIETVADHGLLDQSAVIAFDESALEPARDAGVTTGLIGSLPTPGLVDEATACGADLVFSHYAPRGVSNFVSAARDESITAGVWKLVDTRQTIRDVLEIDFDVLVTNRPDYAYEVLRGES, encoded by the coding sequence ATGTCCAGCCGTTCGCGCGTATCGCTCTCTCGCCGACGCGTACTGGCCGGACTCGGCACCGGGCTCTCGACGGCGTCGATCTGGGGGCTCGCACCGCTGATCGCCACCGGGTCAGTGACGAGCGAGTCGCCGCGGGTCGTCGGCCACCGCGGCGCGGAAGGGCTGGCACCGCCGAATACGAGAGCGGCCATCCGCGAGGCGCTCGCGGTCGGCGTCGACGGCGTCGAGCTCGACGTGCGACGGACCCTCGACGGCGAACTCGTGTTGTTTCACGATCCGATCCTGGACTGGGATTCGACGGGTCGAGGATGGATCCAGAACACCACGTGGGACGAGATCGACGGGGCGACGATCGACGGCGAGCCGCTGCTCACGCTGTCGCAGGGGCTCGCGGAACTCGCGAGCACCGACGTGACGGTCTACCTCGAGCTGAAAGCACCCGGGTACACCGACTCGGTAATCGAGACCGTCGCCGATCACGGGTTGCTCGATCAGTCGGCGGTCATCGCCTTCGACGAGTCGGCGCTCGAGCCGGCTCGGGACGCCGGCGTTACGACGGGGCTGATCGGCTCCCTTCCGACGCCAGGGTTGGTGGACGAGGCTACAGCGTGTGGCGCGGATCTGGTGTTCAGCCATTACGCCCCGCGCGGCGTCTCGAACTTCGTCAGCGCGGCCCGGGACGAATCGATCACCGCAGGGGTCTGGAAGCTCGTCGATACGAGACAGACCATCCGCGACGTTCTCGAGATCGATTTCGACGTTCTCGTCACGAACCGTCCCGATTACGCGTACGAGGTTCTGCGCGGCGAGTCGTAA
- a CDS encoding DUF7537 family lipoprotein, with protein MHRRTALTAGVSLLTIAAGCTSDGDTQSSDPDGTDDGEPESESGDEQELTLETFEYPESVDQDGFRRNLASVHEDRLAAAGSFQVVKTFERSETFTTEEEITITGDGDDLLLETGDEHLTTTAWTDSANDGTDVLVRNSNGVDERYLIGNRSQMAEDVDGSDTLGALIDAAMFKASELVERDGTSVVVFEAVDVIDVTALEGARSNSHMARYDELEASIVVSEAGVVGYRYELEGEGFDGPAVVTESATFDDVGETTLDEPDWVDEAEERALELSIEPAADGESFTVTVDQGEPIPAGA; from the coding sequence ATGCACAGAAGAACGGCACTCACCGCGGGCGTTTCGCTGCTAACGATAGCTGCCGGATGCACCAGTGACGGAGACACGCAGTCGTCCGATCCCGATGGAACGGATGATGGCGAACCCGAGAGTGAAAGCGGTGACGAACAGGAGTTGACGCTCGAGACGTTCGAGTATCCCGAGAGCGTCGATCAGGATGGATTTCGTCGCAATCTGGCGTCCGTCCACGAGGATCGTCTGGCAGCGGCGGGGTCGTTTCAGGTAGTCAAAACGTTCGAGAGGTCGGAGACGTTTACGACCGAAGAGGAGATAACGATCACCGGCGACGGTGATGATCTGCTCTTGGAGACCGGCGACGAGCACTTGACCACGACCGCGTGGACAGATTCCGCGAACGATGGGACCGACGTTCTCGTCCGGAATTCGAACGGCGTCGACGAACGATATCTGATAGGAAACCGATCCCAGATGGCCGAGGACGTCGACGGCTCCGATACGCTCGGTGCGCTGATCGATGCCGCGATGTTCAAGGCGTCGGAACTGGTCGAGCGCGACGGCACATCGGTCGTCGTCTTCGAGGCAGTCGACGTGATCGACGTAACCGCACTCGAGGGCGCTCGGTCGAACAGTCACATGGCCCGATACGACGAACTCGAGGCGTCCATCGTCGTTTCGGAGGCGGGGGTCGTCGGCTATCGGTACGAACTGGAAGGCGAGGGGTTCGACGGACCGGCGGTGGTAACCGAATCGGCGACGTTCGACGACGTCGGAGAAACGACCCTCGACGAACCCGACTGGGTCGACGAGGCCGAGGAGCGCGCCCTCGAGCTGTCGATCGAACCGGCCGCGGACGGCGAATCGTTCACCGTGACGGTAGATCAGGGGGAACCGATTCCGGCGGGAGCATGA
- the purH gene encoding bifunctional phosphoribosylaminoimidazolecarboxamide formyltransferase/IMP cyclohydrolase has translation MTRIAGMAGNRGRNLLNVADRRPGGAELAVVLTNGEDAPVLEAAAERGVPTEVVPLEDGMSRREHERAVNEALADYEFDLVCLDGYMRVLSDTFLDEQPTTLNVHPSLLPSFPGTGAWGDALEAGVSVTGCTVHVVTDATDEDGAVLESEVDAGPIVTQEPIPVYEGDDEETLKERVLYEGEFRAYPRAVKWFAEGAVDVDLAAGEVDVEADRTGEDGLSARRLVSSDRVDALRYGENPHQDAAVYADYTCDEASVVHADQLNEGAKALSYNNYNDADGALNLIKEFDEPAAAVIKHTNPAGCATADTLSEAYEKALSTDPMSAFGGIVALNRECDADTAEQVIDSFKEVVVAPGYTDDALEALREKENLRVLDVGELGDRTDRFTEKPLVGGRLVQERDLQSISVDDLEVVTEREPTEAELESMVFAWQTLKHVKSNGILFAKGTETVGVGMGQVSRVDAVRLAAMKADEHAEGKDAEGAVMASDAFFPFPDGIEAAAEAGVEAVVQPGGSVNDDDVIEAADEHGIAMAFTGQRSFRHD, from the coding sequence ATGACGCGAATCGCCGGGATGGCCGGCAACCGAGGGCGCAACCTGTTGAACGTCGCCGACCGACGGCCGGGCGGGGCCGAACTCGCCGTCGTGCTCACGAACGGCGAGGACGCGCCGGTGCTCGAGGCCGCGGCCGAGCGCGGCGTTCCGACCGAGGTCGTCCCGCTCGAGGACGGGATGAGCCGCCGCGAGCACGAACGAGCCGTCAACGAGGCGCTCGCCGACTACGAGTTCGATCTCGTCTGCCTCGACGGCTACATGCGCGTGCTGTCGGACACGTTCCTCGACGAACAGCCGACGACGCTGAACGTCCACCCCTCGCTGCTGCCCTCGTTCCCCGGCACGGGCGCCTGGGGCGACGCGCTCGAGGCCGGCGTCTCGGTGACGGGCTGTACGGTCCACGTCGTCACCGACGCGACCGACGAGGACGGCGCGGTCCTCGAGAGCGAGGTCGACGCCGGCCCGATCGTCACCCAGGAACCGATCCCGGTCTACGAGGGCGACGACGAGGAGACGCTGAAGGAGCGCGTCCTCTACGAGGGCGAGTTCCGCGCGTACCCGCGGGCGGTGAAGTGGTTCGCCGAGGGTGCGGTGGACGTGGACCTCGCCGCCGGCGAGGTCGACGTGGAGGCCGATCGAACGGGCGAAGACGGACTCTCCGCACGACGCCTCGTCTCGAGCGACCGCGTCGACGCGCTCCGCTACGGCGAGAACCCGCACCAGGACGCCGCGGTGTACGCCGACTACACCTGCGACGAGGCCAGCGTGGTCCACGCCGACCAGTTGAACGAGGGCGCGAAGGCGCTGTCGTACAACAACTACAACGACGCCGACGGCGCCCTGAACCTGATCAAGGAGTTCGACGAGCCCGCGGCGGCGGTGATCAAACACACCAACCCGGCGGGGTGTGCGACCGCGGACACCCTCTCCGAAGCGTACGAGAAGGCGCTCTCGACCGATCCCATGAGCGCCTTCGGCGGCATCGTCGCGCTCAACCGGGAGTGCGACGCCGACACCGCCGAGCAGGTGATCGACTCGTTCAAGGAGGTCGTCGTCGCGCCGGGGTACACCGATGACGCGCTCGAGGCCCTCCGCGAGAAAGAGAACCTTCGCGTGCTCGACGTGGGCGAACTCGGGGACCGGACGGATCGCTTCACGGAGAAGCCCCTCGTCGGCGGCCGCCTCGTCCAGGAGCGCGATCTGCAGTCGATCTCGGTCGACGACCTCGAGGTCGTCACCGAGCGCGAGCCGACCGAGGCGGAACTCGAGTCGATGGTCTTCGCCTGGCAGACCTTGAAGCACGTCAAGTCCAACGGCATCCTCTTCGCGAAGGGGACCGAGACGGTCGGCGTCGGCATGGGCCAGGTCTCCCGCGTCGACGCGGTTCGCCTCGCGGCGATGAAAGCCGACGAGCACGCCGAGGGCAAGGACGCCGAGGGTGCCGTGATGGCCTCCGACGCCTTCTTCCCGTTCCCCGACGGGATCGAGGCGGCCGCCGAGGCGGGCGTCGAGGCGGTCGTCCAGCCCGGCGGGTCGGTCAACGACGACGACGTGATCGAAGCCGCCGACGAACACGGCATAGCGATGGCGTTTACGGGTCAGCGGTCGTTCAGACACGACTGA
- the purB gene encoding adenylosuccinate lyase: MTDTNALYAVSPLDGRYATRTERLSPYASEAALMRARVRVEVEYLIALADLEATPLELDLDERERLRGLYKHFAEEDARLIKTLETEGYGEFDATNHDVKAVEYFVRHRLPDGSDASAWIHFGLTSEDVNNLAHRLLVRDAVDEVLLPALYEVQDALAEMAREHRDLPMLARTHGQPATPTTFGKEMAVYAARLGRATGRVREAVDGLGGKLGGASGTYAAHVAAYPDVDWPAFAENFVRGLGLEFVPLTTQVNPCDDLAALFDAFRGVNDVLLDLDLDVWLYVSDRYLGQEAVEGETGSSTMPHKVNPIDFENSEGNLSKANADLAFLADYVTTSRLQRDLSDSTVKRNMGAALAHCLIGYDKTAAGLEKVVPNERVMREELEDTPEIIGEAVQTILRREGQADAYERVKELTRGREVALEDFHELFDDLEVDESVREELRELTPASYTGVASDLVDRQ, translated from the coding sequence ATGACCGACACCAACGCGCTGTACGCCGTCTCGCCGCTCGACGGCCGGTACGCGACCCGGACCGAACGGCTCTCGCCGTACGCGAGCGAGGCCGCGCTCATGCGCGCCCGCGTCCGCGTCGAAGTCGAGTACCTGATCGCGCTGGCCGACCTCGAGGCGACGCCGCTCGAACTCGACTTAGACGAGCGCGAACGTCTGCGCGGGCTGTACAAGCACTTCGCCGAGGAGGACGCGCGGCTGATCAAGACCCTCGAGACGGAGGGCTACGGGGAGTTCGACGCGACCAACCACGACGTCAAGGCCGTCGAGTACTTCGTCCGCCACCGGCTGCCCGACGGCAGCGATGCCTCGGCCTGGATCCACTTCGGGCTGACCAGCGAGGACGTGAACAACCTCGCCCACCGGCTGCTCGTCCGGGACGCCGTCGACGAGGTGCTGCTGCCGGCGCTGTACGAGGTGCAGGACGCGCTCGCGGAGATGGCCCGCGAGCACCGCGACCTGCCGATGCTCGCTCGCACCCACGGCCAGCCCGCGACGCCGACGACGTTCGGCAAGGAGATGGCAGTTTACGCGGCCCGGCTGGGTCGAGCGACGGGTCGGGTTCGGGAGGCGGTCGACGGTCTCGGCGGAAAGCTCGGCGGCGCGTCGGGGACCTACGCCGCCCACGTCGCCGCCTATCCCGACGTCGACTGGCCGGCGTTCGCCGAGAACTTCGTTCGGGGACTGGGCCTCGAGTTCGTCCCGCTCACGACGCAGGTCAATCCCTGCGACGACCTCGCGGCGCTGTTCGACGCCTTCCGGGGGGTAAACGACGTCCTCCTCGATCTCGACCTCGACGTGTGGCTCTACGTCTCGGATCGCTACCTCGGACAGGAGGCCGTCGAGGGCGAGACCGGCTCCTCGACGATGCCCCACAAGGTCAACCCGATCGACTTCGAGAACAGCGAGGGCAACCTCTCGAAGGCGAACGCGGATCTCGCCTTCCTCGCCGACTACGTCACGACCTCGCGGCTCCAGCGCGACCTCTCGGACTCGACGGTCAAGCGAAATATGGGTGCCGCCCTCGCACACTGCCTGATCGGGTACGACAAAACGGCCGCGGGGCTCGAGAAGGTCGTCCCTAACGAACGCGTGATGCGCGAAGAACTCGAGGACACCCCCGAGATCATCGGCGAGGCGGTCCAGACGATCCTCCGACGCGAGGGGCAGGCAGACGCCTACGAGCGGGTCAAGGAGCTCACCCGCGGTCGGGAGGTCGCGCTCGAGGACTTCCACGAGCTGTTCGACGACCTCGAGGTCGACGAGAGCGTTCGCGAGGAGCTTCGGGAACTCACGCCCGCGTCCTACACGGGCGTCGCGAGCGACCTGGTCGACCGGCAGTAG
- a CDS encoding GMC family oxidoreductase N-terminal domain-containing protein: MRDPDVVVIGAGGDGPACASRLARAHGLDVLVLEGGAWHGNEKWPEPHADSGGTISTDPDDLDGKLLDEQFTVREADANDPTWGYLRVGPADHSRAPWFRNVPQNLFLWQVSAVGGTTAHYFGNHPRAYPYAIDEQPHWPIDYEDLVPYYQLNEAVTRTQQAPMTNKEEVFIAGAERAGYDRIDTLNVTETGWRPQPNAIEAPPADLDAKYDGSFSYDDGFRGDSLAADHFQGGPTPEDAPVREKARKSSNVSWVPRALDTNADPELGTVAIRPNAYVTDIATDEGAGGLEATGVEFRDTWSGNTATVEADVVVLAAGCIESPRLWLNSGLPDDGWVGKGLTTHWFDWIVGTYPDDAIEEINGEANMDPFVGQNSAVRFDKPGVGGMEDIGMTPGLVSFGNYLFSRAGYSFDAEVDPDEPWDSRGYVVGKELKRRMANYRNTKALLILTDDLPRRNNGVSLDDTFADEHGAVPEIRWEPHPDDDAKRDELARIAARIHREAGAEHVHRCDWPPLLLHMQSSMAMGKVVDENAQAYNVDRLFVADHSALANGVGGPNPTNSGQALALRTADRIGALYF; this comes from the coding sequence ATGAGGGATCCCGACGTCGTCGTGATCGGCGCCGGCGGCGACGGGCCGGCCTGCGCCTCCCGACTCGCTCGAGCGCACGGGCTCGACGTGCTCGTGCTCGAGGGCGGCGCCTGGCACGGCAACGAGAAGTGGCCCGAACCGCACGCCGATTCGGGCGGCACGATCAGCACCGATCCGGACGACCTGGACGGCAAACTCTTAGACGAGCAGTTCACCGTCAGGGAGGCCGACGCGAACGATCCGACGTGGGGCTACCTCCGCGTCGGCCCCGCGGACCACTCGCGAGCGCCCTGGTTCCGAAACGTTCCGCAGAACCTGTTCCTCTGGCAGGTGTCCGCAGTCGGCGGAACCACGGCCCACTACTTCGGAAACCACCCGCGGGCCTACCCGTACGCGATCGACGAGCAACCCCACTGGCCCATCGATTACGAGGATCTCGTCCCGTACTACCAGCTCAACGAGGCGGTGACGCGCACCCAGCAGGCTCCGATGACGAACAAGGAGGAGGTCTTCATCGCGGGCGCGGAGCGGGCCGGCTACGACCGCATCGACACGCTGAACGTCACCGAAACCGGCTGGCGACCTCAGCCCAACGCGATCGAAGCGCCGCCGGCCGATCTCGACGCGAAATACGACGGCTCGTTCAGCTACGACGACGGCTTCCGCGGCGACTCGCTCGCGGCCGATCACTTCCAGGGCGGACCGACGCCCGAAGACGCCCCCGTTCGCGAGAAGGCCCGCAAGTCGAGCAACGTGAGCTGGGTTCCGCGAGCACTGGACACCAACGCCGACCCCGAACTCGGAACCGTGGCGATCCGGCCGAACGCATACGTGACCGACATCGCGACGGACGAGGGGGCAGGCGGGCTCGAGGCGACGGGCGTCGAGTTCCGCGACACCTGGTCCGGGAACACCGCGACCGTCGAGGCCGACGTCGTCGTCCTCGCGGCGGGCTGTATCGAGTCGCCGCGGCTCTGGCTCAACTCGGGGCTGCCGGACGACGGCTGGGTCGGGAAGGGACTCACGACCCACTGGTTCGACTGGATCGTCGGCACGTACCCCGACGACGCGATCGAGGAGATCAACGGCGAAGCGAACATGGATCCGTTCGTCGGGCAGAACTCCGCGGTCCGGTTCGACAAACCCGGCGTCGGCGGGATGGAGGACATCGGGATGACGCCCGGGCTCGTCTCCTTCGGGAACTACCTGTTCAGCCGGGCCGGCTACAGCTTCGACGCCGAGGTCGATCCGGACGAGCCCTGGGACAGTCGGGGCTACGTCGTCGGCAAGGAACTCAAGCGACGGATGGCGAACTACCGGAACACGAAGGCGCTGCTGATACTCACCGACGACCTGCCGCGGCGGAACAACGGCGTCTCGCTCGACGACACGTTCGCCGACGAGCACGGCGCGGTCCCCGAGATCAGGTGGGAACCACACCCCGACGACGACGCCAAGCGGGACGAACTCGCCCGCATCGCGGCGCGGATCCACCGGGAAGCGGGCGCCGAACACGTCCACCGCTGCGACTGGCCGCCGCTGCTCCTGCACATGCAGTCGTCGATGGCGATGGGCAAAGTCGTCGACGAGAACGCGCAAGCCTACAACGTCGATCGGCTGTTCGTCGCGGACCACTCGGCGCTGGCCAACGGCGTCGGCGGCCCGAACCCGACCAACAGCGGGCAGGCGCTCGCGCTGCGGACGGCCGACCGGATCGGCGCGCTGTACTTCTGA
- a CDS encoding M20/M25/M40 family metallo-hydrolase yields MSFDITTFHADAVGTPSHEDVSAMRELVLETLRDAGLDPTVDERGSVLASRGSDDGPHIVLNTHLDTVAPHVPYRRDCDAVHGRGACDAKGPLAALLAAFLRVEPTEGRVTLALTPDEETLMTGAERLQETLSADGYVVGEPTDLDVCIAARGQCEGTITLEGESGHAASVSAAKNPVFGLSGVLEALRAYDDEAGPDADPVLGSPKLTPTVLSGGEAPNRVPETCRMTFDRRNVPPETSDSFREDLEAFLESRAPDDLSVSVDLIRPDTPFPDPFVTDEDDRLVQVLREASGGEVRPFEAATEASFFAVDAPTVVFGPGVLADEEGPVAHAEREYVRLSEVEAAAGAVEATLEESFA; encoded by the coding sequence ATGAGCTTCGACATCACCACCTTTCACGCCGATGCCGTCGGGACGCCCTCCCACGAGGACGTCTCGGCGATGCGCGAACTGGTGCTCGAGACGCTTCGAGACGCCGGTCTCGACCCGACCGTGGACGAGCGCGGAAGCGTCCTCGCGAGCCGCGGGTCGGATGACGGTCCGCACATCGTGCTGAACACCCACCTCGATACCGTGGCGCCGCACGTTCCGTACCGTCGCGACTGCGACGCGGTCCACGGTCGGGGTGCCTGCGACGCGAAGGGACCGCTCGCCGCGCTGCTCGCCGCGTTCCTGCGAGTCGAACCGACCGAGGGCCGGGTCACGCTGGCGCTGACCCCCGACGAGGAGACGCTGATGACCGGTGCCGAACGCCTGCAGGAAACGCTGTCCGCCGACGGGTACGTCGTCGGCGAGCCGACCGACCTCGACGTCTGCATCGCCGCCAGGGGACAGTGCGAGGGGACGATCACCCTCGAGGGCGAGAGCGGCCACGCGGCCAGCGTCTCCGCCGCGAAAAATCCCGTCTTCGGGCTCTCCGGCGTGCTCGAGGCGCTGCGCGCCTACGACGACGAGGCCGGCCCCGATGCAGACCCGGTGCTCGGGTCCCCGAAGTTGACCCCGACGGTGCTCTCCGGCGGGGAGGCCCCGAACCGCGTGCCGGAGACGTGCCGGATGACGTTCGACCGGCGAAACGTGCCGCCGGAGACCAGCGACTCGTTCCGCGAGGACCTCGAGGCGTTCCTCGAGTCGCGCGCGCCGGACGACCTCTCGGTCTCGGTCGATCTGATCCGCCCCGACACGCCGTTTCCCGACCCGTTCGTGACCGACGAGGACGATCGACTGGTGCAGGTCCTCCGGGAGGCGAGCGGCGGCGAGGTTCGCCCCTTCGAGGCGGCGACCGAGGCGTCGTTCTTCGCGGTCGACGCCCCGACCGTCGTCTTCGGGCCGGGCGTCCTCGCCGACGAAGAAGGGCCGGTCGCCCACGCCGAGCGCGAGTACGTCCGGTTGTCCGAGGTCGAGGCTGCCGCGGGCGCGGTCGAGGCGACGCTCGAGGAGTCGTTCGCGTAG